A genomic segment from Saprospiraceae bacterium encodes:
- a CDS encoding PorP/SprF family type IX secretion system membrane protein: MTVIRLLPILLLLSFTLQAQQLSLFTQYRENATIINPAALESDFLAYGHNLSFGATYRSQWVGIPNGPKTQTVRVSYVNKDWSGVTLQAGAHIFNDQTGPTGFTGMYGRIGGIIGSDPEFSGLAFALSAGIVQFRIDADKIKLRDPGDAIGSQDQNQIYPDVGLGIYFYSSTNDGDFFYAGASVPQVLGLSLSFQDENGDFAIDRVQHFYGQLGFYKFFNDDSFLEPSLWLKYVPGATINADFNLRYQLPSALWIGAGGSSAKTVHLETGVTLGENAGFDNTIRFGYGFDYSFTSFGPYVGSTHEINLTFSFDN; encoded by the coding sequence ATGACTGTAATTCGATTACTACCGATTTTGCTATTGCTTTCGTTTACCTTACAAGCACAGCAACTTTCCCTTTTCACCCAGTACAGAGAGAATGCCACCATCATCAATCCAGCTGCATTGGAGAGTGATTTTTTGGCTTATGGGCATAACCTAAGTTTTGGGGCTACCTACCGATCCCAATGGGTGGGTATTCCAAATGGACCCAAAACACAAACGGTTAGGGTATCCTATGTGAATAAAGATTGGTCAGGTGTGACTTTGCAGGCCGGCGCGCATATATTCAACGATCAAACTGGTCCAACTGGCTTTACAGGTATGTATGGCCGAATTGGAGGTATCATTGGTAGTGATCCTGAGTTTAGTGGTTTGGCTTTTGCCCTTAGTGCTGGCATTGTTCAATTTAGGATTGATGCGGATAAAATAAAATTGCGAGATCCAGGTGATGCCATTGGCAGTCAGGATCAAAACCAAATTTATCCAGACGTTGGATTAGGGATTTATTTTTATTCTTCTACCAACGACGGAGATTTTTTCTATGCTGGGGCTTCTGTTCCGCAGGTATTAGGACTTAGCTTGAGCTTCCAGGATGAAAATGGCGATTTTGCGATCGATAGGGTCCAGCATTTTTATGGACAACTTGGGTTTTATAAATTTTTCAATGACGATAGTTTTCTGGAACCATCCCTTTGGCTAAAATATGTACCAGGTGCTACCATAAATGCCGACTTTAACCTCCGTTACCAACTGCCGAGTGCGCTTTGGATTGGTGCGGGTGGGTCCTCCGCCAAAACGGTTCATTTGGAAACAGGTGTAACTTTAGGTGAAAATGCTGGATTCGATAATACCATTCGATTTGGCTATGGTTTTGACTACTCATTTACCTCTTTTGGCCCATACGTCGGTTCCACTCACGAAATCAATTTGACTTTTTCGTTTGATAACTAG
- a CDS encoding gliding motility-associated C-terminal domain-containing protein, with protein MKAQFSNPTLKSFMRKFVMVMVAGIGLHICAIAQPTMSFRLPDGDAPCVNDEFCVDLTIKDFTDILASTFDISWDAAVLEFTDIRSLNANVTGLDLSDFDLANAANGLITFAWDDNAPNCGSNGVAGVTRPDNETLFQICFKVLGAYGAGTAISIPASPSPMVLRVNTGCSNIGLFQEKALFSSCVRPFSIAVSQETANTGDLVCLDFTVEGFDRMRSTQFSVNWDPSLLELVNVIPGDDIENLSLGNFGATNPGFLGVSWSYLIPGQPGFSAPDGTIFFQVCYRVIGDCDETAIVNFGETPTPFEFTNDEQEGFNLFFNPTPGEVATGDCDPTGLKINVNCGGEVNITEQFCVSVTAGDNFQGVTQMAFLMEWNPSIVEFNAVNPTVGGLNANDFNIENVGNGILGVNWDVSPLPPQTVANGSELFEVCFEVVGLGGNSPFKISEPWIGRANGSSIGINPTNCEIQVIQPPGVVMDLLDASAPPFQQAGDDQACVEVVVSNFSNILAYQFSLNWDVSVMEFGEIRNISYPEPQADDFGGFAGVGSGTLFFDWDPSQSYSLPDGTALFEICFKMTGEPGDCNQLEVVELPLVSQAISTSSNGENIGISSSPAEVCTLFPEGFGLSFGQVEGDKKDTVCVEMTVISFDNITAANFNISWDPTELEFVNYNNPGTWAGLTDANFNDNSPVGILNVDWNSGGTGANIPDGTVVLELCYALIGEPKACYPVTVVDDPPPPVSTTNGNGSIIITAGEICINDKFFILDTLITPASCPNSSDGAVTLVIEGGEGFVGTTWLTTPQQFTPLTATNLPPGPVTFRLFDQANPALIQEFTIEIPVAGELPVADAGIDQVLNCATSLALLSGRGSDAATHSYRWFQLTNDTKVNIPGGNVQQFFASSVGTYILDVSNNTTGCVTSDTVSVLLPNIPTADAGEDGVFNCLSEVVLIGGNGSTMGDTIAYLWTPLDTGIVVPGQETLLNPEVAGPGAYKLTVMNTETSCKATDTITLTDVRVFPAARVVPGEVELDCAGSLVSLDGSASVFDNDNNGLTVTYHWEDAEGNLLANGLILQTDQLGTYTLVATESTGGCTSTDIGVVVPNANAPQVTIAEADPLTCAVDTITLDATIGPDTINYTFQWTSLDGGLLVAGTEIGLTPSVIRSGRFVLTATNSANNCTANDTAFVVLDTISPLVEAGPTFTLDCDNNVFTLDGTGSSVGAEMAYNWFFPDLATSIATGTLMVEIGTPGVYYLEVTNTINGCSAIDSVEIAVDGIPPMPIVQPEQFLTCEAETLTIEATLNPPGDYDITWQTLGGGNIIGPTTQTLSIMVDAPGTYQIKVTDRVSGCASENEVIVGIDREIPTAEAGSPQTITCASPAVTLIGNGSSTGEPFTYNWMTVDGRSDTLTATATTPGKYYLTVLNNRNGCTATDSVMVEIDTIAPVVAIAVPELINCDRSCVNLDASGTMPFTNLTATWSGLDGGTPTPTTGLQTEVCTPGMYQIAVTNNGNGCASTGTVEVIADESAPAIQFVQPDAFSCLVETLPINASGTGNVADFRSITWNSLNPNNTVNPATGQLNVAVNGPGDYELTVILNTTGCSSTQIINVPADNSAPVANAGNDFSVECGETTSLDATASSVGANFVYSWTSLDGAVPPTPSSSMEPMVSGPGLYQLLVTNSDNGCTAIDEVKISLDLPALANAGAAQFICDDATTLTANLPAGTSGVWTNLSTGSLSATNQAEVSATNLADGTNQFVWTLSAPGTCTNYSADTITVTVETAPVANNDVLDIGEETRIGSINLRANDNLNFVSNFGITLLNQPELGIVESLSASGELVFRAFKGAAGETTIEYEICNTLCPEKCDVGQLVIFIEFDEEPEVPNTITPNGDGMNDAFVFDKLLFAKPDQYPDNELIIFNRWGDIIYQAKPYLNDWQGQNNSGQDIPQGTYYYILRLDISNGDIIRGDITVVK; from the coding sequence ATGAAAGCACAGTTCTCCAATCCAACTTTGAAAAGCTTCATGCGAAAATTTGTCATGGTCATGGTGGCCGGCATTGGTTTGCATATTTGCGCTATTGCCCAACCTACAATGAGCTTTAGATTACCAGATGGCGATGCGCCTTGTGTGAATGATGAATTTTGCGTAGACCTTACCATAAAAGATTTTACAGATATTCTCGCCAGCACTTTTGATATTAGTTGGGATGCTGCCGTTTTGGAGTTTACGGATATTCGTAGCCTGAATGCTAATGTTACCGGCTTAGATTTAAGTGATTTTGACCTGGCTAATGCGGCTAATGGTCTGATTACCTTTGCTTGGGATGACAATGCGCCCAACTGTGGTTCGAATGGGGTAGCCGGGGTTACCCGTCCGGATAATGAAACGCTCTTTCAAATATGTTTCAAGGTCTTAGGTGCTTATGGTGCGGGAACGGCTATTTCTATCCCGGCTTCTCCGTCGCCTATGGTCCTCCGGGTGAATACCGGGTGTTCTAACATTGGTCTTTTTCAGGAAAAAGCACTGTTTTCCTCTTGTGTACGGCCTTTTTCTATTGCTGTTTCGCAAGAGACCGCCAACACTGGTGACCTGGTTTGTCTGGATTTTACGGTTGAAGGTTTTGATCGGATGCGAAGTACCCAGTTTTCTGTAAACTGGGATCCAAGCTTGTTGGAATTGGTCAACGTGATTCCTGGTGATGATATCGAAAACCTTTCATTGGGTAATTTTGGTGCAACGAATCCTGGTTTCTTGGGGGTCTCGTGGTCTTATCTGATTCCGGGGCAGCCTGGTTTTTCAGCCCCAGATGGAACGATATTTTTTCAAGTCTGCTATAGGGTCATTGGTGATTGTGATGAGACCGCCATCGTTAACTTTGGGGAAACGCCAACGCCTTTTGAGTTTACGAATGATGAACAGGAAGGGTTTAATTTGTTTTTTAATCCGACGCCTGGCGAAGTAGCTACTGGCGATTGTGACCCCACGGGTTTAAAAATAAATGTCAATTGTGGTGGTGAAGTGAATATTACCGAACAATTTTGTGTCTCGGTTACGGCAGGCGATAATTTCCAGGGTGTCACCCAAATGGCTTTTTTGATGGAGTGGAACCCTAGTATTGTGGAATTCAATGCGGTAAACCCTACAGTAGGAGGGCTGAATGCCAATGATTTTAATATAGAAAACGTAGGAAATGGTATTTTGGGTGTCAACTGGGATGTCTCTCCTTTACCGCCGCAGACAGTAGCCAATGGTAGTGAATTATTTGAGGTTTGTTTTGAGGTCGTCGGGTTGGGCGGTAATAGCCCGTTCAAGATAAGCGAACCCTGGATAGGTAGGGCCAATGGTAGCTCGATAGGGATTAATCCTACCAACTGTGAAATCCAGGTCATTCAACCGCCCGGGGTAGTCATGGACCTGTTGGACGCCTCTGCCCCCCCCTTTCAACAAGCTGGGGATGATCAGGCTTGCGTAGAGGTAGTTGTCTCTAATTTTTCTAACATTTTAGCTTACCAATTTTCCTTGAACTGGGATGTAAGTGTCATGGAATTTGGTGAAATCAGGAATATTAGCTATCCCGAACCCCAAGCAGATGACTTCGGCGGATTTGCCGGCGTGGGTTCAGGTACCCTGTTTTTTGATTGGGATCCTTCTCAGTCCTATTCTTTGCCTGATGGAACAGCCCTTTTTGAAATATGCTTTAAAATGACGGGCGAGCCAGGCGATTGTAATCAATTAGAAGTGGTAGAATTGCCTTTGGTTTCTCAGGCGATTAGTACTTCTTCTAATGGCGAAAATATAGGTATTAGCTCTTCTCCAGCCGAAGTATGTACACTTTTCCCTGAAGGTTTTGGTTTGTCATTTGGACAGGTAGAGGGTGATAAAAAAGACACCGTTTGTGTTGAGATGACGGTTATTTCTTTTGATAATATAACGGCTGCGAACTTCAATATCAGTTGGGACCCAACGGAACTGGAATTTGTAAATTACAATAATCCTGGTACTTGGGCTGGCCTTACCGATGCGAATTTCAATGACAATTCTCCGGTTGGTATTCTTAATGTAGACTGGAATTCTGGTGGGACGGGCGCCAATATTCCTGATGGGACGGTCGTGTTGGAGCTGTGCTACGCCCTGATCGGAGAGCCAAAAGCTTGTTATCCGGTGACCGTAGTAGATGACCCGCCGCCGCCGGTAAGTACTACCAATGGTAATGGAAGTATAATTATTACTGCGGGTGAAATTTGTATCAATGATAAATTTTTTATCCTAGATACCCTTATTACACCGGCTAGTTGCCCCAATTCTAGTGATGGTGCGGTTACGTTAGTTATAGAAGGAGGAGAAGGATTTGTAGGGACAACATGGTTGACGACGCCCCAGCAGTTTACGCCTTTAACGGCGACCAACTTGCCTCCGGGACCTGTTACTTTTAGATTGTTTGACCAGGCCAACCCTGCACTCATTCAGGAATTTACCATTGAGATCCCAGTGGCTGGTGAATTACCTGTCGCTGATGCAGGCATTGATCAGGTTTTAAATTGCGCTACTTCTTTAGCCCTTTTATCAGGAAGAGGATCGGATGCGGCCACCCATTCTTACCGATGGTTTCAGTTAACGAATGATACAAAAGTGAATATCCCGGGTGGAAATGTACAGCAATTTTTTGCCAGCAGTGTGGGCACTTATATACTGGATGTTAGCAACAATACCACGGGTTGTGTAACCTCTGATACGGTGAGCGTATTATTGCCGAATATTCCTACTGCAGATGCCGGCGAAGATGGCGTATTTAATTGCTTGTCTGAAGTCGTACTTATCGGAGGAAATGGTTCAACGATGGGAGATACGATTGCTTATCTCTGGACCCCTCTGGACACAGGAATTGTGGTTCCTGGGCAAGAGACTTTGCTAAACCCGGAAGTTGCGGGCCCTGGAGCCTATAAGCTAACGGTAATGAATACAGAAACGAGCTGTAAGGCTACAGATACGATTACCCTAACGGATGTAAGGGTTTTTCCTGCTGCGCGAGTTGTGCCAGGTGAAGTAGAATTGGATTGTGCAGGAAGTTTGGTTAGTTTGGATGGTTCCGCTTCCGTTTTTGACAATGACAATAATGGATTGACCGTAACTTATCATTGGGAAGACGCAGAGGGCAATTTATTGGCGAATGGTTTAATTTTGCAGACCGATCAATTAGGCACTTATACCTTGGTAGCGACAGAGTCTACTGGAGGTTGTACGTCGACTGATATTGGCGTAGTAGTTCCTAATGCCAATGCCCCCCAAGTCACTATTGCCGAAGCTGATCCATTGACTTGTGCCGTAGATACCATTACCCTGGATGCTACTATTGGACCTGATACGATCAATTATACTTTCCAGTGGACCTCGTTAGATGGCGGCTTATTGGTTGCCGGCACTGAAATTGGTTTGACACCATCGGTGATTCGTTCAGGGCGCTTTGTGCTTACCGCTACCAATTCGGCTAACAACTGTACCGCCAATGATACGGCTTTTGTGGTGTTGGATACGATTTCTCCTTTAGTGGAGGCAGGTCCGACCTTTACCCTTGATTGTGATAATAATGTGTTTACCCTAGATGGAACAGGATCGAGTGTAGGGGCTGAAATGGCCTATAACTGGTTTTTCCCTGATTTAGCTACAAGCATTGCTACGGGTACATTAATGGTTGAAATAGGAACCCCGGGCGTGTATTATCTTGAAGTTACGAATACAATAAATGGCTGTTCTGCCATCGACTCAGTCGAAATTGCAGTAGACGGGATTCCACCCATGCCGATCGTTCAACCGGAACAATTTCTAACCTGTGAAGCGGAGACTTTGACCATAGAGGCTACCCTCAATCCACCTGGTGATTATGATATTACTTGGCAAACCTTAGGGGGGGGGAATATTATTGGGCCAACTACTCAGACCTTATCCATTATGGTGGATGCCCCCGGAACCTATCAAATTAAGGTAACAGACCGCGTTTCGGGATGTGCTAGTGAAAATGAAGTGATTGTAGGAATAGACAGGGAAATCCCAACCGCAGAAGCAGGAAGTCCTCAAACCATAACTTGTGCTTCTCCTGCCGTCACTTTAATTGGAAATGGCTCCTCCACTGGAGAACCATTTACTTATAATTGGATGACTGTAGATGGTCGTAGTGATACTTTGACTGCCACGGCAACGACGCCCGGTAAGTACTACCTAACCGTTCTAAATAATAGAAATGGATGTACTGCTACAGATAGTGTTATGGTAGAAATAGATACCATTGCTCCGGTGGTGGCGATTGCTGTTCCCGAATTAATTAACTGTGATCGCTCTTGTGTCAATTTGGATGCATCCGGAACCATGCCGTTCACTAATTTGACGGCCACTTGGTCTGGTTTAGACGGCGGTACGCCAACCCCTACCACAGGATTACAAACAGAGGTTTGCACCCCAGGGATGTACCAGATAGCGGTGACCAATAATGGTAATGGCTGTGCTTCTACAGGTACGGTTGAAGTGATTGCAGATGAATCTGCACCCGCTATTCAGTTTGTCCAACCCGATGCTTTTAGTTGTTTGGTTGAAACCCTGCCGATCAATGCTTCAGGTACAGGTAATGTAGCTGATTTTAGATCTATTACTTGGAATAGTTTGAATCCTAATAATACCGTGAATCCTGCCACTGGTCAATTGAATGTAGCTGTAAATGGCCCTGGCGACTATGAGCTTACGGTCATTTTGAATACTACGGGTTGTTCTTCTACCCAGATTATTAATGTTCCTGCCGATAATAGTGCTCCGGTGGCCAATGCAGGAAATGACTTTTCTGTAGAATGTGGGGAAACTACCAGTTTGGATGCCACCGCTTCCTCTGTAGGTGCCAACTTTGTGTATAGTTGGACCTCACTTGATGGTGCAGTGCCACCAACGCCATCTTCTAGTATGGAGCCGATGGTCAGTGGTCCTGGATTATATCAACTTTTGGTAACGAATTCAGATAATGGTTGTACCGCTATTGATGAGGTGAAGATTTCATTAGACCTACCAGCATTAGCCAATGCTGGCGCAGCCCAATTTATTTGTGATGATGCCACTACCCTTACTGCCAACCTCCCAGCGGGGACAAGCGGGGTTTGGACCAATCTTTCAACAGGAAGCCTCAGTGCTACAAATCAGGCCGAGGTTTCGGCTACTAACCTTGCTGATGGCACCAATCAATTTGTGTGGACACTATCGGCACCCGGCACCTGCACAAACTACAGTGCTGATACCATAACGGTGACAGTAGAGACGGCTCCGGTCGCCAATAATGATGTCTTAGATATAGGAGAAGAAACGAGGATAGGTAGCATCAATTTAAGGGCGAATGATAACCTTAATTTTGTGTCGAATTTTGGCATTACGCTTTTGAATCAACCAGAATTGGGAATTGTAGAAAGCTTGTCGGCTAGTGGAGAACTTGTTTTCAGAGCCTTTAAAGGAGCTGCTGGGGAGACTACCATTGAATACGAAATCTGTAATACCCTTTGTCCAGAAAAATGTGATGTGGGGCAATTGGTTATTTTCATTGAATTTGATGAAGAACCAGAGGTGCCAAACACGATTACGCCGAATGGCGATGGGATGAATGATGCTTTTGTCTTTGATAAACTCTTATTTGCTAAGCCAGATCAATATCCTGATAATGAATTGATTATTTTTAACCGTTGGGGAGATATTATCTATCAGGCCAAACCTTACCTCAACGATTGGCAAGGACAAAACAATAGTGGTCAGGATATCCCACAGGGTACCTACTATTATATCCTTCGACTGGATATTTCCAATGGAGATATCATCCGAGGTGATATAACGGTTGTGAAATAA
- a CDS encoding gliding motility-associated C-terminal domain-containing protein gives MKQCIGLFTVVLLPFMLWGQVSISLTINDAVISTTCEDGFLGGAPDLLWGVNIENEGWSYYPADGICFTALPNQQFNRTFDCPADLPNRVEVCFKAFENDGIVFSPLSCEIVESCSEIICSNILLPAVGASRTDTLQLPDGLTSSGALYFSIMVDGVNNDRICDAYNLGTMDGAGVLGDRNGIGFNNLCGTNTGDPNPAFDGSISNTFSNDKGVWFTFNSGDSPSGLIAVEAMSDPLNVGDPMVLQMAIYSTTNNRCGGFPRLRAVDVDAENSGFIRALLRCPSPNTNYYVLIDGDARSLETLYGHFGIQVENVDVTEAGNRVCDFEDLGQVPEGGQILSERFSNFCADRVGDPNTSSFTSEKSVWFSFVAPPSGHVRIDGRSDAAYKPLDIQLALFQSSTGQCGGLLSEVASQYDAQTFDESMTVSCLYGGERYFLLVDGGIGFDGLFRLQLEDAGDITPKTVIDTILCAGEGLLVGNELYEISGNYVDTLSLFGGCDSIVFSNVTVLPPLVASVEQTMVAIGEGAPNGIASLSIMGGAGAYSIEWCNGEQTPTATALVGGSTCCVTVSDANGCSVEVCLEVEYTDDIIPQVETDTLACFGDENGVIRFSAANGFPPYSFSWQKSDNSNSGSGNLAADDVIASISGLSAGDYLVTINDPFDDTTFVVSVVQPAQLVIDLLHQENASCFGICDASVEVTVSGGVAPYHYQWRYGETTSLINGLCAQENEPYTLSVTDANGCQATFSTTVTEPLPFIVTARETKAVSCFGGLDGAAEVSVENGTIASLSWSTGNQGTAISGLPAGIYEVTATNTDACEGVASVQITQPDAPLTVDIQVVNPISCTGDSDGILRAITTGPGLSFAYEWNMDSDQALAVDLQTGDYEVMVRNEKGCAASADFFLPEPPPLSASLSKKDLTCLDPPNGGAIFIDQVNGGTPDYAYALNGGGFQTQATFQALEEGIYEVNIQDLAGCELKLPIEVQGPPVLLVDLGSDLTLSLGDSALLTPSSNSQTVVYSWKEGGEIFSQAGEVWVKPLYSKQFTIDAYDTSTFCRASDQVLVQVDKNRKVFIPNAFAPQSVHGNEKLRLYGGVGVVAIKSFRVFTRGGDQVYEQLNFMPNDSDAGWDGTFRGQALNTGIYVYFAEIEFIDGLTEIFRGDVLLNR, from the coding sequence ATGAAGCAGTGTATTGGTCTGTTTACAGTCGTTTTACTCCCTTTTATGCTATGGGGGCAAGTCTCCATTTCCCTGACGATTAATGACGCCGTGATCTCCACGACTTGCGAGGATGGATTTCTAGGTGGAGCCCCTGATTTACTTTGGGGTGTAAATATCGAAAACGAAGGTTGGTCTTATTATCCAGCAGATGGCATTTGTTTTACGGCATTACCCAACCAACAATTTAATCGCACCTTTGATTGTCCGGCTGATTTACCCAACAGGGTTGAGGTCTGTTTCAAGGCATTTGAAAATGATGGCATCGTCTTTTCTCCCCTTTCCTGTGAAATTGTAGAATCCTGTTCAGAAATTATTTGTTCAAACATACTACTTCCGGCAGTAGGTGCTTCGCGGACCGATACGCTACAACTTCCCGACGGCTTGACTTCGAGCGGAGCGCTTTATTTTTCCATAATGGTAGATGGCGTAAACAATGACCGGATTTGTGATGCCTATAATTTGGGTACGATGGATGGAGCAGGTGTGCTGGGAGATAGGAATGGGATAGGTTTTAATAACCTTTGCGGCACCAATACCGGGGACCCCAATCCGGCCTTTGACGGGAGCATTAGCAATACATTTAGCAACGATAAAGGAGTTTGGTTTACCTTTAATTCAGGTGATTCTCCTAGCGGGCTGATCGCTGTAGAGGCGATGTCTGATCCGCTTAATGTGGGAGACCCGATGGTCCTGCAAATGGCTATTTATTCAACTACCAATAACCGGTGCGGTGGTTTTCCACGCTTGAGGGCTGTGGATGTTGACGCGGAAAATTCGGGTTTTATTCGGGCCTTATTGCGTTGTCCAAGTCCCAATACCAATTATTATGTGTTGATTGATGGAGATGCCCGTAGCCTGGAAACATTATATGGACATTTTGGGATTCAGGTAGAAAATGTTGATGTCACAGAAGCGGGGAATAGGGTTTGTGATTTTGAGGATTTAGGGCAAGTTCCGGAGGGTGGGCAAATCTTGAGTGAGCGCTTTTCTAATTTTTGTGCAGATAGGGTGGGTGATCCTAATACAAGTAGCTTCACCAGCGAAAAATCGGTTTGGTTTAGTTTTGTAGCGCCACCATCTGGGCATGTGCGTATTGATGGAAGGAGCGATGCGGCCTATAAACCATTGGATATTCAGTTGGCCCTTTTTCAGTCTAGCACCGGCCAATGTGGGGGGCTTTTGAGCGAGGTAGCCAGTCAGTACGATGCACAAACCTTTGATGAAAGTATGACAGTCAGCTGTTTATATGGAGGAGAGCGCTATTTTCTGTTGGTAGATGGCGGGATCGGTTTTGATGGTTTATTTCGTTTGCAATTGGAGGATGCTGGCGATATCACCCCTAAAACGGTTATTGATACGATACTTTGCGCAGGTGAAGGGCTGCTAGTAGGCAATGAGTTATATGAAATTTCGGGAAATTATGTAGATACCTTATCCCTTTTTGGCGGTTGTGATAGTATCGTTTTTTCAAATGTTACGGTTTTACCACCACTGGTCGCAAGTGTTGAGCAGACCATGGTCGCCATTGGGGAGGGAGCCCCCAACGGTATAGCCAGCCTAAGTATCATGGGAGGAGCCGGAGCCTATAGCATTGAATGGTGCAATGGAGAGCAAACCCCTACTGCTACTGCCCTGGTTGGCGGCAGTACCTGTTGTGTGACGGTAAGTGATGCTAATGGTTGTTCAGTGGAAGTCTGCCTTGAGGTGGAATATACGGATGACATCATCCCTCAGGTCGAAACGGATACCTTAGCTTGTTTTGGGGATGAAAATGGGGTGATTCGTTTTTCTGCTGCCAATGGTTTTCCGCCCTATAGTTTTAGCTGGCAGAAGTCGGATAATAGCAATAGCGGCTCGGGCAACCTGGCTGCGGATGACGTCATTGCGAGTATTTCCGGATTAAGCGCAGGTGATTACCTGGTTACGATCAATGACCCATTTGATGATACGACCTTTGTGGTTTCGGTGGTCCAGCCTGCCCAATTGGTCATAGACTTATTACATCAAGAAAATGCCTCTTGTTTTGGCATTTGTGATGCTAGTGTGGAGGTGACAGTAAGTGGCGGCGTAGCCCCATACCATTACCAGTGGCGCTACGGCGAGACTACTTCACTGATAAATGGGCTTTGTGCCCAGGAGAATGAGCCCTATACCCTTTCTGTGACGGATGCGAATGGTTGCCAGGCAACTTTTAGTACAACGGTCACAGAACCGCTGCCATTTATCGTCACGGCAAGGGAGACAAAAGCCGTTTCTTGTTTTGGCGGATTGGATGGCGCGGCTGAAGTGAGTGTAGAAAATGGAACGATTGCCAGTTTAAGCTGGAGCACCGGAAACCAAGGTACGGCTATCAGTGGATTACCCGCGGGGATTTACGAAGTAACGGCTACCAATACGGATGCTTGCGAGGGAGTGGCAAGCGTTCAAATCACCCAGCCTGATGCACCGCTAACGGTTGATATTCAGGTTGTTAATCCAATCAGTTGCACAGGCGACAGCGATGGTATCCTGAGAGCCATAACCACTGGCCCCGGCTTGTCTTTTGCCTATGAATGGAACATGGATTCGGATCAGGCGCTTGCCGTTGACCTCCAAACAGGAGACTACGAGGTAATGGTTAGAAACGAAAAGGGTTGTGCCGCCAGTGCTGATTTTTTTCTACCAGAACCACCACCGTTGTCCGCTAGTTTGAGCAAAAAGGACTTGACTTGCCTTGATCCGCCAAACGGCGGGGCCATCTTTATTGACCAGGTCAATGGTGGAACACCAGATTATGCTTATGCCTTGAATGGAGGCGGTTTCCAGACCCAAGCGACTTTTCAGGCACTGGAGGAGGGAATTTATGAGGTAAATATTCAAGACCTGGCAGGCTGTGAGCTCAAGCTGCCCATAGAGGTGCAAGGCCCGCCCGTGTTGCTGGTAGACCTGGGTTCGGATCTCACGCTATCGCTCGGCGATTCTGCCTTATTGACGCCATCGAGCAATAGCCAAACGGTGGTGTATAGTTGGAAGGAAGGCGGCGAGATTTTTTCCCAAGCGGGAGAGGTTTGGGTAAAACCCTTGTATTCCAAGCAATTTACCATTGATGCTTATGACACATCGACCTTTTGCCGGGCATCTGACCAGGTGCTGGTTCAGGTGGATAAAAACCGTAAGGTATTCATTCCCAATGCTTTTGCCCCTCAATCTGTGCATGGAAATGAGAAGCTCCGCCTCTACGGTGGGGTAGGGGTGGTAGCGATCAAAAGCTTTCGCGTCTTTACCCGAGGGGGAGACCAAGTGTATGAACAGCTGAATTTCATGCCCAATGACAGTGATGCTGGCTGGGACGGCACCTTTAGGGGGCAAGCCCTGAATACAGGTATTTATGTTTACTTTGCTGAAATTGAATTTATAGATGGTTTGACGGAGATTTTCAGGGGGGATGTATTGTTAAATAGATAG
- a CDS encoding PadR family transcriptional regulator, whose product MKETRLGEFEEVILLLVGILGEEAYAFNIAEEFETQTNKSASIGAVHSTLSRLEEKGFLDSKMGSPSAIRGGRRKRIYSITAYGQKALETSRDLRLSLWQQYPPFMTGNLRFE is encoded by the coding sequence ATGAAAGAAACACGTCTGGGAGAATTTGAAGAAGTCATTTTATTATTGGTAGGGATTCTAGGGGAAGAGGCCTATGCCTTCAATATTGCAGAAGAATTTGAAACTCAAACCAATAAATCAGCATCAATCGGTGCAGTACATTCCACACTTAGTCGATTAGAGGAAAAAGGTTTTTTAGATTCGAAAATGGGAAGCCCTTCCGCTATAAGAGGAGGAAGAAGAAAAAGGATTTATTCCATCACTGCCTATGGTCAAAAGGCCTTGGAAACCTCGAGGGACCTCAGGCTATCGTTATGGCAACAATATCCGCCCTTTATGACAGGAAATCTAAGATTTGAATAG